One Streptomyces mobaraensis NBRC 13819 = DSM 40847 DNA segment encodes these proteins:
- a CDS encoding ABC transporter permease, with amino-acid sequence MTTPGTFTPRPGAAPLSRMIRAQAALETRMLLRNGEQLLLTVVIPTLLLVLFSTVDVVDTGDGKAVDFLAPGILALAVLSTAFTGQAIATGFDRRYGVLKRLGASPLPRWALMTAKTASVLVTEVLQVALLTVIAFALGWSPHGNPFAVLLLLVLGTAAFSGLGLLMAGTLKAEATLAAANLVFLLLLVGGGVIVPLDRFPDAARAVLELLPISALSDGLRDVLRDGAGMPWRDLGILAVWAVLGLGAAARLFRWE; translated from the coding sequence ATGACCACACCGGGCACCTTCACACCGCGCCCCGGCGCCGCCCCGCTCTCCCGGATGATCCGCGCGCAGGCCGCCCTGGAGACCCGGATGCTGCTGCGCAACGGCGAGCAGCTGCTGCTGACGGTCGTCATCCCGACGCTGCTGTTGGTCCTCTTCAGCACCGTGGACGTGGTGGATACGGGGGACGGCAAGGCCGTCGACTTCCTCGCCCCCGGCATCCTCGCCCTGGCCGTCCTCTCCACCGCCTTCACCGGGCAGGCCATCGCCACCGGTTTCGACCGGCGGTACGGCGTCCTCAAGCGGCTCGGCGCGTCCCCGCTGCCGCGCTGGGCGCTGATGACCGCCAAGACGGCGTCGGTGCTGGTCACCGAGGTGCTCCAGGTCGCCCTGCTGACGGTGATCGCGTTCGCGCTCGGCTGGTCGCCGCACGGCAACCCGTTCGCCGTACTGCTGCTGCTCGTCCTCGGCACGGCCGCGTTCTCGGGTCTCGGCCTGCTGATGGCGGGCACGCTGAAGGCGGAGGCGACACTCGCGGCGGCGAACCTGGTGTTCCTCCTGCTGCTGGTCGGCGGTGGCGTGATCGTGCCGCTGGACCGGTTCCCCGACGCCGCGCGGGCGGTGTTGGAGCTGCTGCCGATCTCGGCGCTGTCCGACGGCCTCCGGGACGTGCTGCGGGACGGCGCCGGGATGCCCTGGCGGGACCTCGGCATCCTCGCGGTGTGGGCGGTGCTGGGCCTGGGCGCGGCGGCCCGCCTCTTCCGCTGGGAGTGA
- a CDS encoding COX15/CtaA family protein has product MPNSLNPLQAVADRWQPSARFVRRASFACVVMAVIIVVTGGAVRLTQSGLGCPTWPTCTEDSLTPTPAMGVNGIIEFTNRMLTYVLCVVVGIAIIAARARSPRRRDLTRLGWAQFWIVASNGIIGGITVLTGLNPYIVAAHFLAATALLTVAVIMWQRSGEGDDAPRDLVARPVRQLSWVLVVSTVLLIVAGTVVTGSGQHAGDASKDVHRIPLDFREITQLHVDLVFIVLGLTVALWFALRAVKAPGGPRRRVVELFAVLMLQGVVGYVQYFNDSPEIVVGAHMFGSCLVWIAVLRAFLSLRDRGEPVTLPSPAAEPEPAALAAAER; this is encoded by the coding sequence GTGCCGAATTCGCTGAATCCCCTGCAGGCCGTCGCCGACCGCTGGCAGCCGTCCGCGCGCTTCGTCCGGCGGGCCTCGTTCGCCTGCGTCGTCATGGCCGTGATCATCGTGGTGACGGGTGGCGCGGTCCGGCTCACGCAGTCCGGCCTGGGCTGCCCGACCTGGCCGACCTGCACCGAGGACAGCCTGACGCCCACCCCCGCGATGGGCGTCAACGGCATCATCGAGTTCACCAACCGCATGCTGACCTACGTGCTCTGCGTGGTCGTCGGCATCGCGATCATCGCGGCCCGCGCCCGGAGCCCGCGCCGCCGCGACCTGACGCGGCTCGGCTGGGCCCAGTTCTGGATCGTCGCGAGCAACGGCATCATCGGCGGCATCACGGTCCTCACCGGCCTCAACCCGTATATCGTCGCCGCCCACTTCCTCGCCGCGACGGCCCTGCTCACCGTGGCCGTGATCATGTGGCAGCGGTCCGGTGAGGGCGACGACGCGCCGCGCGACCTGGTGGCCCGGCCGGTCCGCCAGCTGAGCTGGGTGCTGGTCGTCTCGACCGTCCTGCTGATCGTGGCGGGCACCGTGGTCACCGGCTCCGGGCAGCACGCGGGCGACGCCTCCAAGGACGTCCACCGCATCCCGCTGGACTTCCGGGAGATCACCCAGCTCCATGTGGACCTGGTGTTCATCGTGCTCGGCCTGACGGTGGCGCTGTGGTTCGCGCTGCGGGCCGTGAAGGCGCCGGGCGGACCGCGCCGCCGGGTGGTGGAGCTGTTCGCCGTGCTGATGCTCCAGGGCGTCGTCGGCTATGTGCAGTACTTCAACGACTCGCCCGAGATCGTCGTCGGGGCGCACATGTTCGGCTCGTGCCTGGTCTGGATCGCCGTCCTGCGGGCCTTCCTCTCGCTGCGGGACCGCGGCGAGCCCGTGACGCTGCCGTCCCCGGCCGCGGAGCCCGAGCCGGCGGCCCTGGCCGCGGCGGAGCGCTGA
- a CDS encoding heme o synthase: MTAVESRPAGVLVESPGHHRPFGARVKAFVALTKPRVIELLLMTTVPVMFLAAEGVPDMWLVLATCLGGYLSAGGAGAFNMYYDRDIDAMMDRTSQRPLVTGMVSPRECLVFAAALTVGSTVWFWFLVNPLSAMLSLGASLFYTVVYTMILKRRTAQNIVWGGIAGCLPVIIGWSAVKNEVSWASLILFLVIFFWTPPHYWPLSMKVKDDYERAGVPMLPVVAGNKAVARQIVLYSWVMVGVSLLLTPLGYTGWFYTVVAVACGGFWLKEAHALQARAKAGITGAKLKEMRLFHWSITYVSLLFTAVAIDPFLR; the protein is encoded by the coding sequence GTGACGGCCGTCGAATCCCGTCCTGCGGGGGTACTCGTCGAGAGCCCCGGTCATCACCGGCCGTTCGGGGCCCGTGTCAAGGCTTTCGTGGCGCTGACGAAGCCGCGCGTCATCGAGCTGCTGCTGATGACGACGGTCCCGGTGATGTTCCTCGCCGCCGAGGGCGTCCCCGACATGTGGCTGGTGCTGGCCACCTGCCTCGGCGGTTACCTCTCCGCCGGCGGCGCGGGCGCGTTCAACATGTACTACGACCGCGACATCGACGCCATGATGGACCGGACGTCCCAGCGCCCGCTGGTCACCGGCATGGTCTCGCCGCGCGAGTGCCTGGTCTTCGCCGCGGCGCTCACCGTCGGTTCGACGGTCTGGTTCTGGTTCCTGGTCAACCCCCTGTCGGCGATGCTCTCGCTCGGCGCCTCGCTCTTCTACACCGTCGTCTACACGATGATCCTCAAGCGCCGCACCGCGCAGAACATCGTCTGGGGCGGCATCGCGGGCTGCCTGCCGGTCATCATCGGCTGGTCCGCGGTGAAGAACGAGGTCTCCTGGGCCTCCCTGATCCTCTTCCTCGTCATCTTCTTCTGGACGCCGCCGCACTACTGGCCGCTGTCGATGAAGGTGAAGGACGACTACGAGCGGGCCGGCGTGCCCATGCTGCCGGTCGTCGCGGGCAACAAGGCCGTCGCGCGGCAGATCGTCCTCTACAGCTGGGTGATGGTGGGCGTCTCCCTGCTGCTGACGCCGCTCGGGTACACCGGCTGGTTCTACACGGTCGTGGCCGTGGCCTGCGGCGGCTTCTGGCTCAAGGAGGCGCACGCCCTCCAGGCCCGCGCCAAGGCCGGGATCACCGGGGCGAAGCTCAAGGAGATGCGCCTCTTCCACTGGTCCATCACCTACGTCTCGCTGCTCTTCACGGCGGTCGCGATCGACCCCTTCCTGCGGTAG
- the tkt gene encoding transketolase translates to MSTKPTTTDLEWTELDQRAVDTARVLAMDSVQKVGNGHPGTAMSLAPAAYLLFQKLMRHDPSDADWTGRDRFVLSPGHTSLTLYVQLFMAGYGLELSDLKAFRTWGSKTPGHPEHGHTRGVETTTGPLGQGIANAVGMAMAARYERGLFDPEAPKGESPFDHTIWAIVSDGDLEEGISAEASSLAGHQKLGNIVALYDDNHISIEGDTATALSEDVLKRYEAYGWHVQRIEQAPNGDFDIQALYAALKAAQEETERPSLIAARTIIAWPAPNAQNTEAAHGSALGDAEVAATKEVLGFDPKQTFQVDDDVFAHVRKVVDRGREAHATWEKKLAKWREANPERAAEFDRINAGELPDGWEKVLPVFPAGKSVATRKASGEVLKALGGVVPELWGGSADLAGSNNTTIDASSSFLPEGNPLPEANPYGRTIHFGIREHAMGSTMNGIALHGNTRVYGGTFLVFSDYMRPAVRLAALMKLPVTYVWTHDSIGLGEDGPTHQPVEHMAALRAIPGLNMVRPADANETAIAWREIMKRHATKPAPHGLALTRQNVPTYEANEGAAKGGYVLFEAEGGRPQVILIATGSEVQMAVEARETLQAEGVPTRVVSMPSVEWFEEQDQAYRDGVLLPDVKARVAVEAGIGLTWHRYVGEAGRIVSLEHFGASADYQVLFQEFGLTSEAVVEAARESLADAGRR, encoded by the coding sequence GTGAGCACCAAGCCGACCACCACAGACCTCGAGTGGACCGAACTGGACCAGCGGGCCGTCGACACAGCCCGCGTCCTGGCCATGGATTCCGTGCAGAAGGTCGGCAACGGCCATCCCGGTACGGCCATGAGCCTGGCCCCCGCCGCGTACCTGCTCTTCCAGAAGCTGATGCGGCACGACCCCAGCGACGCCGACTGGACGGGCCGCGACCGTTTCGTCCTCTCGCCCGGTCACACCAGCCTGACCCTCTACGTCCAGCTCTTCATGGCCGGCTACGGCCTGGAGCTGTCGGACCTCAAGGCGTTCCGCACCTGGGGCAGCAAGACCCCGGGCCACCCGGAGCACGGCCACACCCGCGGTGTGGAGACCACCACCGGCCCCCTGGGCCAGGGCATCGCCAACGCGGTGGGCATGGCGATGGCCGCCCGCTACGAGCGCGGTCTGTTCGACCCGGAGGCCCCGAAGGGCGAGTCCCCCTTCGACCACACGATCTGGGCGATCGTCTCCGACGGCGACCTGGAGGAGGGCATCTCCGCGGAGGCGTCCTCGCTGGCCGGCCACCAGAAGCTCGGCAACATCGTCGCCCTGTACGACGACAACCACATCTCGATCGAGGGCGACACCGCGACGGCCCTGTCCGAGGACGTCCTCAAGCGCTACGAGGCGTACGGCTGGCACGTCCAGCGCATCGAGCAGGCGCCCAACGGCGACTTCGACATCCAGGCGCTGTACGCGGCGCTGAAGGCGGCGCAGGAGGAGACCGAGCGTCCCTCCCTGATCGCGGCCCGCACGATCATCGCCTGGCCGGCCCCGAACGCGCAGAACACCGAGGCCGCGCACGGCTCGGCGCTCGGCGACGCCGAGGTGGCCGCGACCAAGGAGGTGCTCGGCTTCGACCCGAAGCAGACCTTCCAGGTCGACGACGACGTCTTCGCGCACGTCCGCAAGGTCGTCGACCGCGGCCGCGAGGCCCACGCCACCTGGGAGAAGAAGCTCGCCAAGTGGCGCGAGGCCAACCCGGAGCGGGCGGCCGAGTTCGACCGGATCAACGCGGGCGAGCTGCCCGACGGCTGGGAGAAGGTCCTCCCGGTCTTCCCGGCCGGCAAGTCCGTCGCCACCCGCAAGGCGTCCGGCGAGGTCCTCAAGGCCCTCGGCGGCGTCGTTCCGGAGCTGTGGGGCGGTTCCGCCGACCTCGCCGGCTCGAACAACACCACGATCGACGCGTCGTCGTCGTTCCTCCCGGAGGGCAACCCGCTCCCCGAGGCGAACCCCTACGGCCGCACGATCCACTTCGGCATCCGCGAGCACGCCATGGGCTCGACCATGAACGGCATCGCGCTGCACGGCAACACCCGTGTCTACGGCGGCACCTTCCTGGTGTTCTCCGACTACATGCGCCCCGCCGTCCGGCTGGCCGCGCTGATGAAGCTGCCGGTCACCTACGTGTGGACGCACGACTCCATCGGCCTCGGCGAGGACGGCCCGACGCACCAGCCGGTCGAGCACATGGCCGCGCTGCGCGCCATCCCGGGCCTGAACATGGTGCGCCCGGCCGACGCCAACGAGACGGCCATCGCCTGGCGCGAGATCATGAAGCGCCACGCCACCAAGCCCGCCCCGCACGGTCTGGCCCTCACCCGCCAGAACGTCCCGACCTACGAGGCCAACGAGGGCGCGGCCAAGGGCGGCTACGTGCTGTTCGAGGCCGAGGGCGGCCGTCCCCAGGTGATCCTGATCGCCACCGGCTCCGAGGTCCAGATGGCCGTCGAGGCCCGCGAGACCCTGCAGGCCGAGGGCGTCCCGACCCGCGTGGTCTCGATGCCGTCCGTCGAGTGGTTCGAGGAGCAGGACCAGGCGTACCGCGACGGCGTGCTGCTGCCGGACGTCAAGGCCCGGGTGGCCGTCGAGGCGGGCATCGGCCTGACCTGGCACCGCTACGTCGGCGAGGCCGGCCGGATCGTCTCGCTGGAGCACTTCGGCGCCTCCGCCGACTACCAGGTGCTGTTCCAGGAGTTCGGCCTGACCTCGGAAGCCGTCGTCGAGGCCGCCCGCGAGTCGCTGGCCGACGCCGGCCGCCGCTGA
- the tal gene encoding transaldolase: MTDALKRLSEEGVAIWLDDLSRKRITSGNLRELIDDSHVVGVTTNPSIFQKAISSGDGYEQQLSDLAVRKVTVEEAIRMITTADVRDAADILRPVFDATDGQDGRVSIEVDPRLAHDTHATVAEAKQLAWLVDRPNTLIKIPATKAGLPAISETIGLGISVNVTLIFSLERYRAVMDAYLTGLEKAKAAGLDLSLIHSVASFFVSRVDTEIDKRLDALGTEEAKALRGKAALANARLAYQAYEEVFSSDRWLALEKAGANKQRPLWASTGVKDPAYKDTLYVDDLVAPNTVNTMPEATLEAAADHGDVKGDTVRGTYEQAKAELDALAKLGVSYDEVVQLLEDEGVEKFEASWNDLLKSTEAELKRLAPEA; this comes from the coding sequence ATGACAGACGCACTCAAGCGCCTCTCCGAGGAAGGCGTCGCGATCTGGCTGGACGACCTGTCCCGCAAGCGCATCACGTCCGGCAACCTGCGCGAGCTGATCGACGACAGCCACGTGGTCGGTGTCACCACCAACCCGTCGATCTTCCAGAAGGCGATCTCCAGCGGCGACGGCTACGAGCAGCAGCTGTCCGACCTCGCGGTCCGCAAGGTCACCGTCGAGGAGGCCATCCGCATGATCACGACGGCGGACGTGCGTGACGCCGCCGACATCCTGCGGCCGGTCTTCGACGCCACGGACGGCCAGGACGGCCGGGTGTCCATCGAGGTGGACCCGCGGCTGGCGCACGACACCCACGCCACCGTGGCCGAGGCCAAGCAGCTCGCCTGGCTGGTCGACCGCCCCAACACCCTGATCAAGATCCCGGCCACCAAGGCGGGCCTGCCGGCCATCTCCGAGACCATCGGCCTGGGCATCAGCGTCAACGTCACGCTGATCTTCTCGCTGGAGCGCTACCGCGCGGTCATGGACGCCTACCTGACCGGTCTGGAGAAGGCCAAGGCGGCCGGCCTGGACCTGTCGCTGATCCACTCGGTGGCGTCCTTCTTCGTGTCCCGCGTGGACACCGAGATCGACAAGCGCCTGGACGCGCTGGGCACCGAGGAGGCCAAGGCGCTCCGCGGCAAGGCCGCGCTGGCCAACGCCCGCCTCGCCTACCAGGCGTACGAGGAGGTCTTCTCCTCCGACCGCTGGCTGGCCCTGGAGAAGGCCGGCGCCAACAAGCAGCGTCCGCTGTGGGCGTCGACCGGCGTCAAGGACCCGGCCTACAAGGACACCTTGTACGTGGACGACCTGGTCGCCCCGAACACGGTGAACACCATGCCGGAGGCCACCCTGGAGGCCGCCGCCGACCACGGCGACGTCAAGGGCGACACCGTCCGCGGCACGTACGAGCAGGCCAAGGCCGAGCTCGACGCGCTCGCGAAGCTGGGCGTCTCGTACGACGAGGTCGTCCAGCTGCTGGAGGACGAGGGCGTCGAGAAGTTCGAGGCGTCCTGGAACGACCTGCTCAAGTCGACGGAGGCGGAGCTCAAGCGCCTCGCACCGGAGGCGTGA
- the zwf gene encoding glucose-6-phosphate dehydrogenase, whose translation MTRSNPLRDAQDRRLPRIAGPSGLVIFGVTGDLSRKKLMPAVYDLANRGLLPPGFSLIGFARRDWENEDFAQIVHDAVKEHARTPFREEVWQQLVQGCRFVQGDFDDDNAFETLKHTIEELDKAQGTGGNFAFYLSVPPKFFPTVVQQLKKHGLAEQTEKSWRRAVIEKPFGHDLKSAQELNSIVHDVFPPNEVFRIDHYLGKETVQNILALRFANTLFEPIWNRSYVDHVQITMAEDIGIGGRAGYYDGIGAARDVIQNHLLQLLALTAMEEPASFDADALVAEKTKVLGAVRLPKELGKETVFGQYAAGWQGGEKVVGYCEEEGIDPHSKTDTYAAIKLEIDNRRWAGVPFYLRTGKRLGRRVTEIAVVFQRAPHSPFDDTATEELGQNALVIRVQPDEGVTLRFGSKVPGTSMEVRDVSMDFAYGESFTESSPEAYERLILDVLLGDANLFPRLKEVELSWQILDPIEEYWDKHGTPARYPAGTWGPVEADEMLARDGRSWRRP comes from the coding sequence TTGACTCGCAGCAACCCGCTGCGTGACGCACAGGACCGGCGGCTCCCGCGTATCGCGGGGCCGTCCGGCCTGGTCATCTTTGGCGTCACGGGCGATTTGTCCCGTAAAAAGCTGATGCCGGCCGTCTACGACCTCGCCAACCGCGGCCTGCTGCCGCCGGGCTTCTCCCTCATCGGCTTCGCCCGCCGCGACTGGGAGAACGAGGACTTCGCGCAGATCGTGCACGACGCCGTCAAGGAGCACGCGCGCACGCCGTTCCGCGAGGAGGTGTGGCAGCAGCTGGTGCAGGGCTGCCGCTTCGTCCAGGGCGACTTCGACGACGACAACGCCTTCGAGACCCTCAAGCACACCATCGAGGAGCTCGACAAGGCGCAGGGCACGGGCGGCAACTTCGCCTTCTACCTGTCCGTCCCGCCGAAGTTCTTCCCCACCGTCGTCCAGCAGCTCAAGAAGCACGGCCTGGCCGAGCAGACGGAGAAGTCCTGGCGGCGCGCGGTCATCGAGAAGCCGTTCGGCCACGACCTGAAGAGCGCGCAGGAGCTCAACAGCATCGTCCACGATGTCTTCCCGCCCAACGAGGTCTTCCGGATCGACCACTACCTGGGCAAGGAGACCGTCCAGAACATCCTGGCGCTGCGCTTCGCCAACACCCTCTTCGAGCCGATCTGGAACCGGTCCTACGTGGACCACGTGCAGATCACCATGGCCGAGGACATCGGCATCGGCGGCCGGGCCGGCTACTACGACGGCATCGGCGCCGCGCGCGACGTCATCCAGAACCACCTGCTCCAGCTGCTGGCGCTGACCGCCATGGAGGAGCCCGCCTCCTTCGACGCGGACGCCCTGGTCGCCGAGAAGACCAAGGTGCTGGGCGCCGTCCGGCTCCCCAAGGAGCTGGGCAAGGAGACCGTCTTCGGCCAGTACGCGGCCGGCTGGCAGGGCGGCGAGAAGGTCGTCGGGTACTGCGAGGAAGAGGGCATCGACCCGCACTCGAAGACCGACACCTACGCCGCCATCAAGCTGGAGATCGACAACCGCCGCTGGGCGGGCGTCCCCTTCTACCTGCGCACCGGCAAGCGGCTCGGCCGCCGCGTCACCGAGATCGCGGTCGTCTTCCAGCGCGCCCCGCACTCCCCCTTCGACGACACCGCCACCGAGGAGCTGGGGCAGAACGCCCTGGTCATCCGGGTGCAGCCGGACGAGGGCGTCACCCTGCGGTTCGGCTCCAAGGTGCCGGGCACCTCGATGGAGGTCCGGGACGTCTCGATGGACTTCGCCTACGGCGAGTCGTTCACCGAGTCCAGCCCGGAGGCGTACGAGCGGCTCATCCTCGACGTGCTGCTCGGCGACGCCAACCTGTTCCCGCGCCTGAAGGAGGTCGAGCTCTCCTGGCAGATCCTCGACCCGATCGAGGAGTACTGGGACAAGCACGGCACGCCCGCCCGCTACCCGGCCGGCACCTGGGGCCCGGTCGAGGCGGACGAGATGCTCGCACGAGACGGACGGAGCTGGCGTCGGCCATGA
- the opcA gene encoding glucose-6-phosphate dehydrogenase assembly protein OpcA, which translates to MKIDLTDTTASKINNALVQGRRAIGTPAIGMVLTLVIVTDEEHAYDALKAANEASREHPSRKLVVIKRVSRSPRDRAQARLDAEVRVGTSAGTGETVVLRLYGEVIDHAQSVVLPLLLPDAPVVVWWPVNSPLHPAKDPLGVLAQRRVTDTYAAEDPVSELAARAANYAPGDTDLAWTRITPWRSMLAAALDQQAVEVTAAEVEGEGYNPSGELLAMWLADRLGVPARRTVSDGPGLTAVRLETKDGTITLDRPDGSLAKLSMKGQPDRAVALKRRETAELLAEELRRLDPDTIYESALKYGVERLAEAGGPAVAPAAGAPPKSPEAAKTSEAASEPSEPSEPSESSESKPAPKKSASKKAADK; encoded by the coding sequence ATGAAGATCGATCTCACGGACACCACGGCCAGCAAGATCAACAACGCTCTGGTCCAGGGGCGCCGCGCCATCGGCACCCCCGCCATCGGCATGGTCCTCACGCTGGTCATCGTCACCGACGAGGAGCACGCCTACGACGCGCTCAAGGCCGCCAACGAGGCGTCCCGCGAGCACCCGTCCCGCAAGCTCGTCGTCATCAAGCGCGTCAGCCGCTCCCCGCGCGACCGCGCGCAGGCCCGGCTGGACGCCGAGGTCCGGGTCGGCACCAGCGCCGGCACCGGCGAGACGGTCGTCCTCCGGCTCTACGGCGAGGTCATAGACCACGCCCAGTCGGTCGTGCTGCCGCTGCTGCTGCCGGACGCCCCCGTGGTCGTGTGGTGGCCGGTCAACTCGCCGCTGCACCCGGCCAAGGACCCGCTGGGCGTCCTCGCCCAGCGCCGCGTCACCGACACCTACGCGGCCGAGGACCCGGTCTCGGAGCTCGCGGCCCGCGCCGCGAACTACGCGCCCGGCGACACCGACCTGGCCTGGACCCGGATCACCCCGTGGCGCTCGATGCTCGCGGCGGCCCTGGACCAGCAGGCCGTCGAGGTCACCGCCGCCGAGGTCGAGGGCGAGGGCTACAACCCCAGCGGCGAACTGCTGGCCATGTGGCTCGCGGACCGCCTCGGCGTCCCGGCCCGGCGCACCGTCTCCGACGGCCCCGGCCTCACGGCCGTCCGCCTGGAGACCAAGGACGGCACCATCACCCTGGACCGCCCGGACGGCTCGCTGGCCAAGCTCAGCATGAAGGGCCAGCCGGACCGCGCCGTGGCGCTCAAGCGGCGGGAGACCGCCGAACTGCTCGCCGAGGAGCTGCGCCGGCTCGACCCGGACACCATCTACGAGTCCGCGCTGAAGTACGGCGTGGAACGGCTGGCGGAGGCGGGCGGCCCGGCGGTGGCACCGGCGGCGGGCGCGCCGCCGAAGTCCCCGGAGGCGGCGAAGACCTCGGAAGCCGCTTCCGAGCCCTCGGAGCCTTCGGAGCCCTCGGAGTCCTCGGAGAGCAAGCCCGCCCCGAAGAAGTCCGCGTCCAAGAAGGCGGCGGACAAGTGA
- the pgl gene encoding 6-phosphogluconolactonase, with product MSTAPQIVVHRDKDLMARAAAARLITKIVDAQAARGTASVVLTGGRNGNGLLAALAAAPARDAVDWSRLDLWWGDERYLPDGDPERNVTQARDALLDAVDLDPARVHAMPAADGRYDDADVAAEAYAAELAAAARPEDHGPVPSFDVLLLGVGPDTHVASLFPELPGVRETDRTVIGVHGAPKPPPTRISLTLPAIRAAREVWLLAAGEDKANAVALALSGAGEIQAPAAGAYGRSRTLWLLDQPAASQLPRGLYPPASP from the coding sequence GTGAGCACCGCGCCGCAGATCGTCGTCCACCGGGACAAGGACCTGATGGCGCGGGCCGCCGCGGCCCGGCTGATCACGAAGATCGTGGACGCCCAGGCCGCGCGCGGCACGGCCTCCGTCGTCCTCACGGGCGGGCGCAACGGCAACGGGCTGCTCGCGGCCCTCGCCGCCGCGCCCGCCCGGGACGCGGTCGACTGGTCGCGCCTCGACCTGTGGTGGGGCGACGAGCGGTACCTGCCGGACGGCGACCCCGAGCGCAACGTCACCCAGGCCCGCGACGCCCTGCTGGACGCCGTGGACCTGGACCCGGCCCGGGTGCACGCCATGCCCGCGGCCGACGGCCGGTACGACGACGCCGACGTGGCCGCCGAGGCGTACGCGGCCGAACTGGCCGCGGCCGCCCGCCCGGAGGACCACGGCCCGGTGCCCTCCTTCGACGTCCTCCTGCTGGGCGTCGGCCCGGACACCCACGTCGCGTCGCTCTTCCCCGAGCTGCCCGGCGTCCGGGAGACCGACCGCACGGTCATCGGCGTCCACGGCGCCCCCAAGCCCCCGCCGACCCGCATCTCCCTGACCCTGCCGGCGATCCGCGCGGCGCGGGAGGTATGGCTGCTGGCGGCGGGCGAGGACAAGGCCAACGCGGTGGCGCTCGCGCTGAGCGGGGCGGGCGAGATCCAGGCCCCGGCCGCCGGGGCGTACGGCCGCAGCCGCACGCTGTGGCTGCTCGACCAGCCGGCGGCGTCGCAGCTGCCGCGGGGGCTGTATCCGCCGGCTTCGCCCTGA